Within the Flavobacteriales bacterium genome, the region TAGGAATTGGCACCCCGTTGTTGTAAGTGGTGGTTCGCAGATTCGATGCCATCCAGCAATGGCTGCCAATTTCCACTACTTGATAGGTGTTGCCGTCAATATCCGTTACTGGACTGCAATAAGGCACATTCTGAAGCACCAGTATGTATTCGCTCTTAAGCAAGGTGTTGCTGCCATTGGCGTTGGTGGCCACAAGGGTCACATCGTATGCGCCCGGGTTGGCATAAACGATTCCTGTAGGGTTCTGCACCGTAGATGTGGCGGGTGTTCCTCCTTCAAATGTCCAGGCCCAAGAAGTGGGCGTACTGGTGCTCTGGTCGGTGAAATTGACGTTGCCACCTTCATACAGTTCGGTGACAGAAGCGGTGAACTGCGCTGTGGGTGCCAGGTCGGGCGCGGCCGTCACTGTGATATAATTGGGCTTGAACATGGTGTTGCCAAGTAGGGAGTTCCCTACGCTCAAGGTCACATCATAAACACCAACCACAGCATACACCACTATCGGATTCCTTTCGGTGGAAGTAGCGGGCGTGCCTCCCTCAAAGGTCCATTCCCAGTATTGGATGTCATAACCATTATCCTCCGATTCATCGGAGAACGTAACCGATTGCCCAGCGGTGATGGAAGTGCTCAAAGCGATAAACTCGGCTTTAGGAGGAATATTGTCATTCCCGCAGCCTGAGATGCCTGTATAGATGGCAGCTGTGGCCAGCACAGGAAGCACGGTTTTAAAAACAAACTTCAGTGCACGAGATCGGGTAACGGAGGTGGCGTTCATGGAGAGACTGATTGAAGGATAACGCTAGTTGGATTTGGGAATTGGTTCAAGCAATAGTAGCGAATAAAGAAATCCGTGATTCAGGGCCCAATGGGGTGTTTGAGTACGCTCGATAGATCGATTGCCATGCCTTCTCTGGATGGCTCGAGTTTATCTCCCAGAACGTAGAGATAGCATCCTTCATCCGTAAGCTCCCTTTGCTCGGCTCACGTAGTTGCAACGCACATCTGCCAGCAACATTACCATTTATCTTCACGCGTCAAAACGCATACCATTCCTAAAACAAGAAACCACCATGGCACGCATCAATCCCCACATCAACTTTAATGGAAACGCAGAAGAGGCATTCCATTTTTACAGATCTGTTTTTGGTGGAGAATTTACGCAGGTGATTCGCTTCAAGGACATCTCAAGCCCAGAATATCCGATACCTGAAGCCGAAGCAAATAAGATAATGCACATCGCCTTGCCTATCGGCACCAACTTGCTTATTGCCAATGATGTTCCAGAAAGCTTGGGTCCGGTGAATGAGAATGAGAACCGGTCCAAAATAGCCATCAGTGCCGAAAGTCGTGAAGAGGCCGATATGCTGTTCAACGGACTTTCTGTAGGTGGAAGCATAGAAGTGCCATTTGACGAAAGTCCTTCGGGCTCCTGTTTCGGGATGTTCAGAGACAGATACGGCATTGAATGGACAGTGGATTTTACCCCTTAGAAATAACGAAAGACAAGAACGTGCGTTAAAACGCCCCCATCACGAGTTTCTACTTTCTACCGTAAACTGTCTGTTGTCAACGCTTCATCACCTCCTATCATCCTAGCATCAAGGGCCAAGGAAATCCGTAGTTCAACGTAGAAAGAATATTGGCTGCAGTCATATTCTTGCAGTAAATAACGCATGCCAAGCAAAGCCTGCGTTACCATTCCAATCCATTACCATTTTTTCCAGTGGAGACCAGAAACCACTCATTAAACGGGGCGTTACCGAAAAGCCTTACGAGTAGGGACACATCACAATTAATTTCACAAATGAAAAAGAAATTAGTGGCCTTGAGTGCTTTGCTGCTCGCAACCACCAACCTGTTGCTCGCACAGACCAACGTGGAGGTAAAGACCGTTGACCTGAATGCCAATGGCAAGACCAAATCGTCCAAGCTGGTAACCTCCGATTTCAATGCAAGCACAGGCGAATCACGACTCACCTTCGTGAAGACAATTTGCGAAGGCGATGAGACCAGGGGCTATGACTCCAGGACCTTCACCGCAAGAGACATCATCTACAACTTCGAGCATCTGCATTTCGACAGCGACTTCAACTTCAAGAAGCTGGATACAGAGCAGATCAAAGGGTTGAATAACGCCATTGCCAAGTATCCGGTCAATGGAAAGGGGTTTGAACTGACATCCAATTATGGCTACGTGACAGGTGCCAATCAGAAAGGCGGCTGGCTGAGCCAGTACGAGTATGTGGTGAACATGTATGCCAACGTAAGGGACGGTTTCTTCTTCTGCGACCAAAGGATAGAGGCGAAAAGTACCGGTCTGGAAATCCCTTTTCCGGCAGAGGGTGCCATCTTCAACCACCCTACCATTGACGGGGTCATCGTACTGACCCAGAACAGTCAGACAGAGACCACGCTGAACATCCGCTACTATGACCACAGTGGGGACAAGAAGGCCGAATCGAGCATGAAATTTGATTACGCCATCGCCCTCAAGGGTATGGTGCTTAAGAACGAGGCCGGTGGCGAAGATATCATCGTCATTGCGCAGCCTACGGGCAAATACAACAAGTATGGCATCAAGGTCGAAAAGGTAAAGGCCGACCCCTTGGAGTTCGAGTACATCCGTATAGATGGCACAACGACCAAAGTAAAGGAGCGGTTCACCTTCAAAGCGGTTAGCACGCAATGGTATCCAGAAGAGGCTGTGGAGCACAACGGGGCTGTGCACGTTTTCGGACCTGCGGCTGCCAAGGTGAAACTGAGCGACTATCACTTCGGGGGTATCATGACCACCGAGGGGTTGAGCTTTCAGAACTACCTGCGCATTGACGAACTGGAGAACTACCAATTCATGAAAGCCAAAGGCGGCAAGGCCGAGTACGTGAAAAGCCTGACACCCGACCAGATGTCCGCTGCCAGCACGCTGGTTACGGGAGCAAAAGGTGGCAACAACCCCAGCGGTTTCTTCCGACTACAGGAAATGAAGTTTGTGGACGATATGCTTTACATCACGGGCCAGAACCTGACCATGGGCAAGGAGGGCGATAACCGCAAACAGGAGTTCATCATGATGATCAACGGCAGCGGTGACCTCACCAACCTGTTCTATGTGCCTAAATCGAACTACGCTAACTCAAACATGTTCGTTGCCCCAGACAAGAAGTCCATGTACTGGGCCATCTACGATTACAGCGAGCATGACGTGCATGCCTACAGGAAGATACCTGTGCAGATCATCACAGGTTATGTAAAAGGGGGTGACGACAAGGCCATGGTGGGCAAAAGGAAGATCGATGAAGGTCCGCTGTTGCAAATTGTTCGTTTCGACCTGACCACCAAAACCG harbors:
- a CDS encoding VOC family protein, giving the protein MARINPHINFNGNAEEAFHFYRSVFGGEFTQVIRFKDISSPEYPIPEAEANKIMHIALPIGTNLLIANDVPESLGPVNENENRSKIAISAESREEADMLFNGLSVGGSIEVPFDESPSGSCFGMFRDRYGIEWTVDFTP
- a CDS encoding PKD domain-containing protein → MNATSVTRSRALKFVFKTVLPVLATAAIYTGISGCGNDNIPPKAEFIALSTSITAGQSVTFSDESEDNGYDIQYWEWTFEGGTPATSTERNPIVVYAVVGVYDVTLSVGNSLLGNTMFKPNYITVTAAPDLAPTAQFTASVTELYEGGNVNFTDQSTSTPTSWAWTFEGGTPATSTVQNPTGIVYANPGAYDVTLVATNANGSNTLLKSEYILVLQNVPYCSPVTDIDGNTYQVVEIGSHCWMASNLRTTTYNNGVPIPTGLDSATWVNTSAGAYTILDNNASYATSLGRLYNWYAATSSNGICPDGWHLPNDAEWTDLMDALGGINVAAPALKSATGWTLGNATGSSGFNAPNGGSRYDFNFAHDEAAFWSSVPMSATDGGIFLMYNLGEDNVWNWNTDKNSGISCRCVKD